A DNA window from Nitratidesulfovibrio sp. SRB-5 contains the following coding sequences:
- the gyrB gene encoding DNA topoisomerase (ATP-hydrolyzing) subunit B: MTTPTGQTYTADSITILEGLAAVRKRPAMYIGSTDARGLHHLVYEVVDNSIDEAMAGYCSRIVVKLHLDNSVTVSDNGRGIPVDLHPKEGKPAVEVVMTKLHAGGKFDNDAYKVSGGLHGVGVSCVNALSEWLEVTVRRDGKRHRMRFARGAVQGSLELLGESANHGTTVHFKPDEEIFETLQFSYETLRKRFEELAYLNKGLEIEFIDERSAETHVFRADGGIRQFVRDLNSGESGIHPIIDGEGMTDGVTVDFALQYNAGYKENVLTFANNIRTKEGGTHLAGFKTALTRAINGYIKSQPDLVKKMKGTVLSGDDVREGLTSVVSVKLPQPQFEGQTKTKLGNSEIAGLVAGIVYDKLNVHFGENPKDARLIIDKAVDAARARDAARRAKELVRRKGALSDNSLPGKLADCQSKDPAESELFIVEGDSAGGSAKQGRDPSTQAILPLRGKILNTERTRFDKMLANKEVKALITAMGAGIGEDDTDYDKLRYHKVVIMTDADVDGAHIRTLLLTFFFRQYQELIDRGHLYIAQPPLYRVHSSRFEKFIKDDPELNAFLLERISNDITIRTESGCAFTGPDIVSLMKAIELVSAKVRDVENIGIARELFLAFIEYETRIEPQWFTEEDPNGLRQWLDDRGYSVSAEHEDTDEDSRTFVVFEDANGHRTRVGAEFFHSKMYRQAWDALADIRTRCGSLRCTVDRKGETSDAEDIFDLFRLVLDEARKGINIQRYKGLGEMNPEQLWVTTMNPENRTLLRVTVDDAEEASEAFEQLMGDRVEPRREFIERNALSVQDLDI, from the coding sequence ATGACCACTCCCACGGGACAGACCTATACCGCAGACAGCATCACGATCCTCGAGGGTCTGGCTGCCGTCCGCAAGCGCCCTGCCATGTACATCGGCTCCACCGATGCGCGGGGCCTGCATCACCTTGTGTACGAGGTGGTGGACAACTCCATCGACGAGGCCATGGCGGGCTACTGCTCGCGCATCGTGGTCAAGCTGCACCTCGACAACAGCGTCACGGTCAGCGACAACGGCCGCGGCATCCCGGTCGACCTGCACCCCAAGGAGGGCAAGCCCGCGGTCGAGGTCGTCATGACCAAGCTGCATGCGGGCGGCAAGTTCGACAACGACGCCTACAAGGTGTCGGGCGGGCTGCACGGCGTGGGCGTGAGCTGCGTGAACGCCCTTTCCGAGTGGCTGGAAGTGACCGTGCGCCGCGACGGCAAGCGCCACCGCATGCGCTTTGCGCGCGGCGCGGTGCAGGGCTCGCTGGAGCTGCTGGGTGAATCGGCCAACCACGGCACCACGGTGCATTTCAAGCCGGACGAGGAGATCTTCGAGACGCTGCAGTTCTCGTACGAGACGCTGCGCAAGCGCTTCGAGGAGCTGGCCTACCTGAACAAGGGGCTGGAAATAGAGTTCATCGACGAGCGCAGCGCGGAAACCCACGTGTTCCGCGCCGACGGCGGCATCCGCCAGTTCGTCAGGGATCTGAACTCCGGCGAAAGCGGCATCCACCCCATCATCGACGGGGAAGGCATGACCGACGGCGTCACCGTGGACTTCGCGTTGCAGTACAACGCGGGGTACAAGGAAAACGTGCTCACCTTCGCCAACAACATCCGCACCAAGGAAGGCGGCACCCACCTGGCCGGGTTCAAGACGGCGCTCACCCGCGCCATCAACGGCTACATCAAGAGCCAGCCCGACCTGGTCAAGAAGATGAAGGGCACCGTGCTGTCCGGCGACGACGTGCGCGAGGGCCTGACCTCGGTGGTTTCCGTCAAGCTGCCGCAGCCCCAGTTCGAGGGCCAGACCAAGACCAAGCTGGGCAACAGCGAGATCGCGGGGCTGGTGGCCGGCATCGTGTACGACAAGCTGAACGTGCACTTCGGCGAAAACCCCAAGGACGCGCGCCTGATCATCGACAAGGCCGTGGACGCCGCCCGCGCCCGCGACGCCGCCCGCCGCGCAAAGGAACTGGTGCGCCGCAAGGGCGCCCTGTCCGACAACTCGCTGCCCGGCAAGCTGGCCGACTGCCAGTCCAAGGACCCGGCGGAATCGGAACTGTTCATCGTGGAAGGTGACTCCGCAGGCGGTTCGGCCAAGCAGGGCCGCGACCCCTCCACCCAGGCCATCCTGCCGCTGCGCGGCAAGATCCTGAACACCGAGCGCACCCGCTTCGACAAGATGCTGGCCAACAAGGAAGTGAAGGCCCTCATCACCGCCATGGGCGCGGGCATCGGCGAGGACGACACCGACTACGACAAGCTGCGCTACCACAAGGTCGTCATCATGACCGACGCCGACGTGGACGGCGCGCACATCCGCACCCTGCTGCTGACCTTTTTCTTCCGGCAGTACCAGGAGCTCATCGACCGGGGCCACCTGTACATCGCGCAGCCGCCCCTGTACCGGGTGCACAGCAGCCGCTTCGAAAAGTTCATCAAGGACGATCCGGAGCTGAACGCCTTCCTGCTGGAACGCATCAGCAACGACATCACCATCCGCACCGAATCGGGCTGCGCCTTCACCGGGCCGGACATCGTCTCGCTCATGAAGGCCATTGAGCTGGTGTCCGCCAAGGTGCGCGACGTTGAAAACATCGGCATCGCCCGTGAACTGTTCCTGGCCTTCATCGAATACGAAACCCGCATCGAACCCCAGTGGTTCACCGAAGAAGATCCCAACGGCCTGCGCCAGTGGCTGGACGACCGGGGCTACTCCGTGTCCGCCGAGCACGAGGATACCGACGAGGACAGCCGTACCTTCGTGGTCTTCGAAGACGCCAACGGCCACCGCACCCGCGTGGGCGCAGAGTTCTTCCACTCCAAGATGTACCGCCAGGCCTGGGACGCCCTTGCCGACATCCGCACCCGCTGCGGCAGCCTGCGCTGCACCGTGGACCGCAAGGGCGAAACCAGCGACGCCGAAGACATCTTCGACCTGTTCCGCCTGGTGCTGGACGAAGCCCGCAAGGGCATCAATATCCAGCGCTACAAGGGCCTGGGCGAAATGAACCCGGAACAGCTGTGGGTGACCACCATGAACCCGGAAAACCGCACCCTGCTCCGCGTCACCGTGGACGACGCCGAAGAAGCCAGCGAAGCCTTCGAACAACTCATGGGCGATCGGGTGGAACCCCGCCGCGAGTTCATTGAACGCAATGCCCTGTCCGTGCAGGATTTGGATATCTAG